The genomic stretch CGCGGCGGCGCAATCGTCCTTTCCAGCCATCTGGACCGCGCCGAAGAGCGCGTCGGCGAAATGTTCGAGCTGCGTCCGGATGAAGGTCTGATTCTTCGTCTTACCAACTGACGGGGCTACGCATGGCGATTGATGATTACTGGTACAAGAACGCGGTCATCTACTGCCTCAACGTCGCCACCTATATGGACTGCAACGGCGACGGCATCGGCGATTTCGAAGGCCTGTCGCGGCGGTTCGATTACCTGGCCGCGCTCGGCGTGACCTGCGTCTGGCTGCAGCCCTTCGGCTGCTCCCCCAACCGCGACAACGGCTACGACATCTCTGACTACTACGGCGTTACCCCGCGCTTCGGCACCTCGGGCGACTTCGTTGAGTGCATGAACACCGCGCAGGCGCTCGGGCTTCGCGTGGTGGTCGACCTGGTTGCGAACCACACCTCGATCGACCACCCCTGGTTCCAGTCGGCGCGCGCTGATCCGCGGTCGCCCTACCGCGACTGGTACGTGTGGGCGGACAAGCGCCCGCGCAATCACGCGCAGGGAACCGTGTTCCCGCCGGGGCAGAAGACCACCTGGACGCGTGACAAGAAGGCCGGCCAGTACTACTTCCATCGCTTCTACGAGCACCAGGCCGACCTCAACACGCACCATCCGGCCTACCGGGAGGAGCTCTACAAAATCATGGGCTACTGGTTGCAGCTCGGCGTATCGGGCTTCCGCATGGACGCCGTGCCCTTCCTGGTGGAGCGCAAGGGCGCCAACGTGAAGCCGGTGAAGGATTTCGCCCTCCTGCAGGAGATGCGCCGCTTCCTGCAGTGGCGCGCGCGCGACGCGATCCTGCTCGCGGAGGCCAACGTCCCTGCCAACGAGAGCATGCATTACTTCGGCGACGAGGGCGACCGCCTGCAGATGATGCTCAACTTCCCGGTGAACCAGCGCCTGTACTACGCGTTCGCCACGCATGATCCGAAGCCGCTCAAGCGCGCGCTGCGCGATACGATCGGCAAGGTGCCGCGCGACGCGCAGTGGGTGCAGTTCCTGCGCAGCCACGACGAGCTCGACCTCGGCCGCCTCACCGAGGAGCAGCGCGCGAAGGTGTTCAACGTATTCGCCCCGGATCCCGCCATGCGGCTCTACAACCGCGGTATCCGGCGCCGTTTGGCGCCGATGCTCGGCAACGACCGGCGCCGCCTCGAGCTCGCCTACAGCCTTCTCTTCTCGCTGCCGGGCACGCCGATGATCCAGTACGGCGACGAGATCGGCATGGGCGAGGA from Betaproteobacteria bacterium encodes the following:
- a CDS encoding trehalose synthase; translated protein: MAIDDYWYKNAVIYCLNVATYMDCNGDGIGDFEGLSRRFDYLAALGVTCVWLQPFGCSPNRDNGYDISDYYGVTPRFGTSGDFVECMNTAQALGLRVVVDLVANHTSIDHPWFQSARADPRSPYRDWYVWADKRPRNHAQGTVFPPGQKTTWTRDKKAGQYYFHRFYEHQADLNTHHPAYREELYKIMGYWLQLGVSGFRMDAVPFLVERKGANVKPVKDFALLQEMRRFLQWRARDAILLAEANVPANESMHYFGDEGDRLQMMLNFPVNQRLYYAFATHDPKPLKRALRDTIGKVPRDAQWVQFLRSHDELDLGRLTEEQRAKVFNVFAPDPAMRLYNRGIRRRLAPMLGNDRRRLELAYSLLFSLPGTPMIQYGDEIGMGEDLSLNEREATRTPMQWTDEPHGGFTSAKKSVLPVYRFRKAAMISLHNFSDAAQTLHLKVREKGGERLIDLIGSEHSRAGPRGSHEIALDGYGYRWFRIGGVDETLIRASY